CGTGTGCCACCAAACAGATCCCGGATCTGCAGATGATGCACTCCGTCCTGCTTAATTTCGACTTTCCCGATAATATCTGAAGAGCCGGCATTATAAGGAGGGCCATTGTAGGAATACCCATTGCTGGAAACCTTCACCGGGCTGGGAATGTCACTCAGCTCAACCAGATCGGTAATTTTTACTTCAGAACCGGATCCACTGACATGTTGCACAACAATCGAAGGATCGGTCGGACGCCCCAGACGTTCTGAAGCGACTTCGACCCACCAGACTTCACCTTTCTTCGCGGTAAATTCAAATGTATCAACGTCTGCCGCAGGAAAGAAACTGCCACTGATATCGCAAGGCAGAGTGATTTTCTGTGCTGCTGCACGTGCATTATTTGGTTCTGCTTCCGGCTTGAGCATTTCGCTGGTGAGCCCTGCAGGAGGCCATGAGAAGGCGCTGACTTTTCTAATGGAAGGCATTCGGGGAACGATCTCATCCCGGGCAACATTCTTAACTGCCAGTCGATAAAAATGATAAGGGCCACCATCATAAGTCAAGCCATGCACCTTAATCACGTATTTACCAGTTTCTGGAACTTTAAAATCAAGCATGCCCCCACGTCGTTCTACCACCAGATCCATTCCACGCTCATCAGCAATAATGACAACTGGATTGAGTTTCGAATCGATGCCTTTCGCAGCACAGTCGACAATCACCCGTTGATCTTTGCCGGCTTCGAATGTGTAATAGTCGATCTTCTGTCGCGACATCACTGCATTGCAGATCGAATTCAGTTCCAGTTTCTTTGCTGTTTCCAGACTGGTATTCGCGGCCGTCTGAGCAGTTTCCGGCAGACGCCCTACATTGAAAGCACGGCTGGAAGAAACTCCAAGACGCGTCATGACGTGGGCTTCATGAATTCCCAGCGGGCAGTCTTTGGATATTGTGACCGTATACTTGTTGGCTACTGGCAAACCGTCTTTACCCAGGCTTGGGGTCGCAGTAATTCCCTCATGTGAAAAGCTGAGCTCATCGGCATCTTCAATATTTTCACCGGTAATCGTTACTTCAAAAGTGGTCCCCGCCTGACCTCCCATAGGCATGGTGGTCAATAACCGGGGTGCGGGTAGACAGACCAGTTGCGCCTGTGCTTTCGCTGAAACCAGGCAACTCACTGCCAGGCAGACCCCCATCACAAGTGAGAACTGCAGTCGAAAGTATTTCATATTTCCCGGCCTCTGCTTTATTGGTTACCAACTTGATGATCGTGAGAGAAACTGCTTCAAAGCAGTCTGACGAAGATACGCCACAAGTCATTAATGATTAAACAAAAACTCTTTGGTATTCATCAGCGCCCAGATCAGGTCCTGATAGTCTTTTGAATTCGGTGTTTTCTTCGCATCCGGTTTTGCCTTTGCATCGGCTGCCGGTGTTGTCAGATAATGTACTGCTGTCTGTAATTCTTCAGGTTGTGGCTTGCGGGCAAATGCGATCAGATACAACTCATTCACTTTTTCTTCCACAGATTTGTCTGATGCTTTGGCTAATTGAGCAGCACGCCCCGTCGCTGTTGCCAGCTTGGATTTCATCTCCGAAGAGTTAATCAGATGCAGGCTCTGAGCCAGACTGGAAGATTGCACCCGCTCACATTCACAGACACTGGCACTGTTGGGACGACCAAAGACCTTCAGGAAAGCCGACGCTTTTGTGTAGCTGTTATCTGGCAGTGCAATCGCACGGGTTCCCGGTGGTAAATTAGCAAATGCCGTCGTCGAACCAGCCAGTTGATCGACAGAGTCCAGCAGGACTTCCGCCTGCAGACGACGTGGATAGAACCGCGAATAATTCTGGCGATCCTGAAGATTGTATTCATTCGGCATGGAACTCAGTTGATAGGTATGTGACTGAGTAATCAATGTAATCAGCTGCTTCAGATCAAAGCCAGACTGGATGAAGTGTTCTTCCAGTGCCGTCATCAATTCCGGATTGGAAGGGGGATTCGTATCCCGGATATCATCTTCCGGTTCAATCAGAGCCCGCTTGAAAAAATGTTTCCAGTAGCGGTTCACCAGCGCTTTGGCAAAAAAGGGATTGTCTTTGGAACTCATCCAGTTCCCCAGACGCAACCGGGGATCTTCATCAGGAGAGATTTCGCCGATATCATCACCCAGGGCAACCGGTTTCAACATCTCACCCGATTTCACATTCTTTGCCTGCGCGATACCCCGCTTATGGAAGATCAGGTCTTCTCCCTGGGTCCCGGTCGGCTTACGACCGATCTGTGAGAAGAAAGCAGACAGACTGTAATAATCGTCCTGACTCCAGCGTTCAAAGGGATGGTGATGACATTGAGCACATTGCATTCGCACTCCCAGAAACAACTGGGCAATATCTTCCAGCTGATCTTTGGGATCTTTCACGCGCTTGTACCAGGCGACAGGCGGATTGCTGACGACGGTTCCGGTTGCTCCCAGCAGTTCGCGAACCAATTGATCATAGGGGACATTCGCCAGCAGACTGTCTCGGATCCAGGCATGGAACGCGAAGTTTGAAGTAATGTCATTGGCTGCATCGCGGCGGTTCTTCAGCAGCGGTGTCCATTTGGAAGCAAAGTAGTCTGCGTAGTTGGGACTCCGCAACAGGCGCTCCACGACCTCATCCCGTTTTTTGGGATCGGTACTCGCCAGGAAGGATTCGGTTTCTTCCTGTGTTGGAAAGCGACCACAAATATCCAAAGTGACACGACGTAAAAAGGTCGCATCATCACAGACTTCAGACGGGGGAATTCCCAGCTCTTTCAGATTGGCAAAGACATGACGGTCAATCATATTCTTTTCTGCAGGCACTTCCTGAATTGGTGCCCCCAGGGGAATTGCCGCTGTGAAGACCGCAATCTTGCCCTGATAGCGAACCATCACCGCAACTTTACCGGGGATGTCATGCACTTTAACAAGACCTTCCTCCGTCGCATCTGCCATCGACTTGATGTTCGACTCGTATAAGGCGAACTCAGTGACATCGCGTTTGCTCCCATCCGAATATTTTGCAATCGCCTTCAGTTGTTGAGTCTCACCCATATTGACCAGTCCGCGTTCCGGCTGAACGTCCACTGATTCCAGGCTCGGCTCATTCCCGGTGGAATAGCGGGCTCCCTCTTCAATCCAGCGACGAATCAGCTGATACCCTTCCGAATCACGGGGTAAGCGGGTCCCCCCTCCATGGGGAGTTTCACCTGAAGCTTTCGTGAGCAGCAGGCTTTTCGAAGAAACTGAGGGAAACAGTCGACGGCCATGTGCTTCCTTGACCAGACTGTCATAATCATCCAGCGGTTCAAATCCCAGCAACGATAGCTGAAATCCATTCTGCCCCCCTCCTGCCTTGGCGTGACAGACACCCATGTTGCACCCTGCCTTAGTCAGGACGGGCATCACATCATTGACGAAACTGACCGGGGAGTTTTTTTCTTCCGCGTTCAAGGCACCTGCAGAACTGCCCAGGAGCATCACCACCGGGAAACAGAGAACGAACAGACGTGTTGAAGCAGCGTTATGCAATGTTTTCATGTCGATTCTGATTGAGGTGGGAAGGTTTCGTGGTGGGAATACTAAAATAGCGCTATCTCTATATATAATATATATAAAACCATACACATGCGATTGGCGAATGTCAATAAATAAGTTTCATTTAGCACGAAAATGAATATTCATATGAACACATTGATAAGTGGCAATCTCGTCTCGTAATTCTACGACATACTTCAACACTGTCCTGCCAGATTTTGTAAAATTACCTGAGCCTCGACGATGTGATGTTTTGTATCATTCCTGAAATCATATTTTGAACTCAGAATTCAATACTAGAGCGCATCACATTTAACCATAGCGTCTCTCAATCTAGTATACTCGGTCCAAATGGCCTTGGAGACGCTACAGTAAAACTGGACACAGTCTAGTGGAGTGTCATTTTTAAAATTCGGGTTGATAAATAGCCCGAGAATGCGACAACGGAGCACGTAAACAACGCCCCCTAACTCTCAATTTGTAGCTTGACAAAGCAGCCTCTTTTCTGAAAATTGGTACTATCACATGATCAGTTGCCCGACAGTCCAAAAAGAAGTCATTCGCAGTCATTACAATCTGACAACTCTGTTTTATCGCCTGCTTTGGGGACGCCACATTCATCATGGATTGTGGGAAACCCCGGACAGTCAGTCAGCAAGTCAAATTGATTATGGAAAATCTTCTGCCATCGCCCAGCAACATTTAACGGAAACACTCGCGGAACTGCTGGGGGTCCAGCCTGATGCAGATCTGCTGGATGTCGGCTGTGGTATGGGGGGGTCATCCATTCATCTGGCAAAGACTTTCGGCTGCCATGTCACTGGTATCACACTCAGTCCGGTTCAACGTCGCTGGGCTGCGCTGGAAGCACGCGGACGGGGTCAGCAGCAACGGACGCAGTTCCTCTGTCAGGATGCGGAAACTGCTGAATTTCCAGTCGAATCGTTTGACAATATCTGGAGTATTGAATGCACAGAGCACCTGTTTGATAAGCAGGCTTTTTTCAATAAAGCAGCCACCTGGTTGCGACCGGGCGGCAGTATGGCAATCTGTGCCTGGCTGGCGGGAGATCATCTGGATACAGAAGAAGCCCGGCAGCAGGTTTACGATGTTTGCGAAGGATTTTTCTGTCCTTCCCTGGGGAGTGCCGCAGACTATCAGTCCTGGATGGAAAATGCCGGGCTGGAATTTCAGGCGTATCACAACTGGACGAATCGCGTCTCCCAGACCTGGGAAATCTGTCAGCAGCGCGTTCAGAAAACCGGTGTCCGCTGGCTGGCACGACTCATTGACCGAGACACGGTCATGTTTCTGGACCGTTTTGAAACCATTTTAAAAGCTTATGAATCGGGGGCAATGCAGTATGGATGCTTTATTGCCCACAAGCCACTGTAAGATTCGGTTGTGCTGTCGGTCCGGCACTATTTCACCAGCGCCGCTTCAATCACCAGTCCGGGACCAAACCCCAGCATCACACAGGGACGTGCTGCCTGAGCCGCCTGCAGACGCTGCAGAATAAAGAGTACGGTCGGCGAAGACATATTTCCAAACTCGGAAAGAATTTCACGGGAAGTCGCCAGTTTTTCTTCCTCAAACTCAATGGCTTCTGCCACCGCAGTCAAAATCCGTGGACCGCCCGGGTGAATGGCCCAGCTGCCAATCTCTTCAACCCGGGTCCCTTCAGCGGCGAGCCAGTTCACAAGCCAGGGACGTAACCGGGATTTGATCAAATCGGGAATCTCTGGCGACAGTGTCATTTCAAATCCATGATCTCCAATCCGCCAGCTCATCAGCTCTTCAGAATTCGGCACGACTGTTGAGCCGGAGGCAACTAGGTTCCAATGATCGCTTGAACTACCTTGTGATTGTTTCCCGACGACAGCCGCCGCCCCATCTGCAAACAGGGCATTTGCCACAATCTTGTCCGGGCACCAGCCATACTGTTGATGCAGTGTGCAGAGCTCGACCGCACAGATAACGACACAGGCTTCGGGATCACTATCAGTAAACGCCTTCGCCACGCGCAGCCCGTTCAGAGCACCATGACAACCCATAAAGCCGATATGCGTCCGTGAAACATCGGGTGAAAAGCCAGGCTGTTTCAAGACCTGCAAATCAAATCCTGGCGCACTGAAACCACTGCAGGAAACGGTCACGAGGTGTGTCACTTCAGCCGGGTCAATCTTAGCAGAGTCTAATGCAGCGTGGACGGCAGCAATTGCCAGCAGACCCGCATGTTTTTCGTATTCCTGCATGCGGATCGAAGTGGCAGGCCCCAGATCAACCGGCGATTCAGAAGGTTGATAAAATGTCTGTCTGACTGCTTCTCCATCGGAGCTGTTTTCCAGAACAACGCTGTGTCGTGTTTTCACTCCGGCCCGTCGATAGAGCACCGGCAGCAGGCGTTGCAGTTGATCTGTTGTTTCGGTCTGACAGGAGAAAGACAAGGCGTGTACGGCCGCATCCGACTGCTGAATCGAATGCTCGGGATTTGTCGTGCCGATTCCCAATATTTCAAAACTCATAAATGCTCTTTAGTTACTCTCAGGATATTTAGTGATTTAAGCGGGCTACAATCGGGCGGGCCATTCCCGGAAATAGATGAAACAGTCGCAGTCCCCAGCCCACGGCTGTGGGCGAACGCAATAAGCGGGCCAGCCAGCGACACCAGAACAAACGGCCGTCCGTCAGGGCATAGTGAGCGTTTAACCATTTTTGTTCCAGCGCGGAATCCCAGTGGCGTATTCCTTCCGGCACCAGTTGCGCAACAGCCATTCCCTCTGTAATCGCGTTCGCCATCCCTTCTCCGGTAAACGGTTCCAGATAACCGGCTGCATCTCCCAGCACAAACAATCGGTCGCCCACCGGTCGCAAAGTTTTACGGGTGACAGGCAACGTGCCCTTAAAACTGCTCTCGGTCATTTCCGGCAGTACCGGGGATCCAGACTCTCTCAGGATCTGCAATACCGCGGCTGCTGGACCGGCACATTGTTTGATAAAAGCCCGATCGATGGCAGCAGCCAGATTCAGGTTCTCTCCTTCCACGCGTACCAGACCCACATAGCCGGATCTGTGGATCGCCATGTGAATCATGCCTGGTGGATAGGATGTATGGTTTTTCACGGCAAATGCCGCACCGACTCCAATCCGGGAATCGGAGGCAACCTGCATGTCAAACCCCGAACAGTTCTGCAGACTGGGATGCCCCAGCCCGTCCGCCGCCAGCACAATTTTTGCAGAGACGGAACCAGCGAAGTGCCCCTGGTAATTGAGTTCTACTGTTCGTGAAGAACGTTTTTCTGAACTGCCGACGACGATCGCAGTGGTATCCTGCAGAAACTCAGCACCGGCGTCGATCGCCGACTCAACCAGTCGCGTATCGAAAACTTCTCGAGAAATCGCCAGTCCCCCCGGTAAAGCGACCGCTGTTTTTCGTCCCTGGTATTGCATACGAAACTGATTTATCGGCACTGCACCGGCAGATTCCAGTAACTGGCCCAGACCGATCTGTTGCAATGCATTGATCGCCCGCTGATTGAGACAACAGCCACAGACTTTGTAACGGGGAAATGTTTTGCGTTCGACCAGCAGTGTCCGCAGTTTCTGCTGTGCCAGTTGCCGGGCCGCCACAGCCCCAGCGGGACCGGCACCGATGACGAGGGCATCCCAGTGCTGTCCACAGGCTGCTTCCCGATTCAACGAACTGGTCAGAGTCATACTCGACTCCACTTCAGCAACCAGCGTTGCGGCCAGTGACGCGTGACCTGAAAACCACTTAATCCGGCCTGTCCGGCCAGTTCCGTAATCTCATTCACCGTAAACGCGCCTGCCACTGAGAGCGGACCATCAGTGTGCACAACCGATGAGCGGGTTAATAAACGACAGGCCGTCCAGGCAAGCCCGTATCCGGCGCGCGATCGTCGCAAATCATTCACCAGCATCAGTTGCCTGGTCGACTGCGACATAATTTTCAGAAGCTGTTGAGCGGGCTCCTCATCAAGATGATGCAGGAACAACGAGCACATGACCACATCATATTGTTTATCCAGCGATTCCGAGAGCACATCGCATTCAAAAAATCGCACCTGCTCCTGCCCCCGGTTTGAAGCCTGCTGTGTCGCATACTTGACAGCGAAGGGGCTGATATCACAGCCATCAACCTCAACGGAAATTCCCGCACGCTTCGCACGGGCAGCAATGCTTAACGCGACATCCCCGCCGCCACTGGCAATATCCAGTATCTGTAAAGGTTTCCCAGTTCGACGTCGGGCTAATTCCAGAATGACCGGCCACACGATGGCATCACTGCGACTCCACCAGTTAATTCGCCCCAGACCCGCTAAGGCGTGACTATGCTCGCCTTCAGACAACCCGGGCTGATCCATCAATTCCGGTTCTCGCTGGCGGATTTTTAAATTCATATTTAAGTCAATTCGATTCGATCCATCGCCTCAGCCCGCATTGATGCTGAGTTGAGCATACCCAATCGCTACTAATAATACAGTAGTTCGGGTGCGCGATCATTGTGATTCAAGCCTTAGTTGTTAAGACGAGATACAGTCTATCAGGCTCAGGCTCCAGGTTGAACAGATCAGAGCGAACTATGCCAGAATGTCAGACACAACTCTCGCAGGACGCCCATTCGTAATCATCTGTTCCTGACCATTGTGATGATAGAGCAACTGCTGATAATCAAGTCCAAACAGCCGCATGATGGTGGCCTGGAAGTCATTGGGGGTCACAACATTTTCTACCGCTTTATGCCCGAACTCATCTGTTTTCCCAAAGGTCATTCCCCCTTTAATGCCACCTCCGGCCAGCCAGATACTGAATCCCTGGCCGTTATGATCGCGGCCTGCACTCTTGGCATCGCCGTGGTTCTGCGTCACAGGCAGTCGCCCGATCTCGCCCCCCCAGTGCACGAGTGTGGAATCCAGCATGCCCCGTTGCTTCAGATCTTTTACAAGTGCCGCAGAAGGCTTATCCGTGCGACCACATATCGCAGGCAGTCCGGTTGAAATATTGCTGTGATTGTCCCACGGTTGTCCTCCGAGGAACAGTTGCACGAACCGCACCCCGCGTTCCACCAGGCGGCGGGCGATCAGACATCGGGTTCCGTATTCTTTTGTTTTGGGATCATCCAGACCATACATATCCTGTGTGGCTTTGGTTTCCTGAGAGAGGTCGAGCGCTTCGCGGGCGGAAGTCTGCATCCGCGCTGCCAACTCATAACTTGAGATTCGCGCTTCCAGATCCGATTCGTGAGGATGCTGTTCGTAATGTCGCTTATTGAGTGTCTGCAGCAGTTCCAGATTCAGCTGCTGCAAAGACCCCTGCAGATGTGCCGGTGCATCCAGATTCAAAATGCGTGGCTCCTTGGGTCGCAGTACGGTGCCCTGGAACAGTGACGGCATAAATCCGTTAGACCAGTTGGTGACGCCATCCACGGGCAATCCTCCCGGATCAGTCAACACCATGTACGCCGGCAGGTTTTGAGATTCTGAACCTAAGCCATAAACCAGCCAGGACCCCAGATTCGGACGTCCCAGCACTCCAGGAATCCCCCCATGAAAATAGCGAATTGAGACCTCGTGACCATTGGCGCCAGTATGCATGGAGCGAACCACACAGATGTCATCCACAATTTCTGCCAGATGAGGCAACAGTTCTGAAAGTTCGGTCCCACATTGCCCGTGCTTCTGAAATTTCCACGGACTCCCCAACAGCTTTTTACTCGCCTGCTGCACGAAGCTGTATTGGATATCGCCTTTAAAATCAGTCCCGCTATATTTAGTCAACTCCGGTTTGGGATCGGTCAAATCCATATGCGCCGGGCCGCCATGCTGAAACAGCGAGATCATGGCTTTCGCCTGTGGTGCGAACTGCGCTGCCTTAGGCGTCAGATCAAAATGAGGTTGCTTGATGGGAATGTTCTTGGGCCGCGCCAGGAGTTGATCTTGCTTCAGTAGCCAGGCCAGCGCAACAGTACCAATGCCCATCGCGTTTTCTGCCAGAAACTGTCGTCTGCTAAAATGTGTCATCGGCTACACCAAAAAGAAGGAACTCAAATACTTTCGAAAATTATACTCAGTCAAAACGCTGATCACACTTATTAATCGACATATAAAAATTCGTTAGAACTCATCAACGCCTGGCACAGATTCGTAATCACCTGTTGCCCGGGCGTGACGCCTTTGGGAAGCTGTTCCGGATGTTGTTGCAAATAAACCATCTGGTTGTTGATGAATCGGATTACCAGAAGCAGTTCGTCCGGCGTCGGTTGTCGGCAAAGGGCCAGTTCAAAGGCATAAGCTGCCTGGGCAGGCAGACTTTTCTGTTCTGGTTCCGGTCCTCGGAATTCAGCAGCAGAATCCCACTTATGCACTCCTCCCTGCTCGTTTTTCAGCGACAACTGAAAACCCCAGGAGAAAGAATCAAAGCCGACATCCTTCTGTTTACAATCCGTAATGAAGTCAATGGTATCGCCCGGTTGAACCATTAATGAGCCCACTCCTGTATCAACAGACTGATTTTTGATGTCCCACTGACCGGCCAGCCCGGAACGACTGGAAAGGACCAGTGCCCGCACGCCATTCCCGTGTTCACTGCCATGCTGTAGTTTTCCTGTGACAGACAGCGTCCCCGAAGCCGGCGCTGTCCAGCGACGGATGGCAACATACTGACTGCCCGGATGACCGCCTCCCGCATTCAATGTCACCCAGCCCAGTGCAGGATCCGGGAGCTTGGGGCCTCCCTGCCAGCTGGAACCAGACCAGTGAGGTAGTGCAGTAAAGGTACTCTTCAGCGAATCGGTTTCATCCAGTTTCCCATAGCCATAACTCCACACGGGCCTGACAGTCGGCGGGAGTTCAGGC
The sequence above is a segment of the Gimesia algae genome. Coding sequences within it:
- a CDS encoding serine protease — translated: MKYFRLQFSLVMGVCLAVSCLVSAKAQAQLVCLPAPRLLTTMPMGGQAGTTFEVTITGENIEDADELSFSHEGITATPSLGKDGLPVANKYTVTISKDCPLGIHEAHVMTRLGVSSSRAFNVGRLPETAQTAANTSLETAKKLELNSICNAVMSRQKIDYYTFEAGKDQRVIVDCAAKGIDSKLNPVVIIADERGMDLVVERRGGMLDFKVPETGKYVIKVHGLTYDGGPYHFYRLAVKNVARDEIVPRMPSIRKVSAFSWPPAGLTSEMLKPEAEPNNARAAAQKITLPCDISGSFFPAADVDTFEFTAKKGEVWWVEVASERLGRPTDPSIVVQHVSGSGSEVKITDLVELSDIPSPVKVSSNGYSYNGPPYNAGSSDIIGKVEIKQDGVHHLQIRDLFGGTRNDSKNIYRLIIRKAAPDFSLVGWALHMNLRNGDRNALSKPIALRGGATMPLEVVVVRRDGFDGEIELFMENLPEGVTATGLKIGKGKSRGTMLISAAEGTPRGLTSAKFFGRATINDQVVTRPCFLASMQWPVKNAWSEVPSPRLMADVPVSVSTSEQAPITIAPAEEKVWEVTAGEKLTIPLKHDRRSDFSGANITLKTYGEGFDRNKAFDAPLKAEASEAVLDLATLKTPPGEYKIAFGGYAVVKYSENPKAVALAEIELKQAQQQATALAAEAEKLQKKGDAAAKEAAAKAKTAQADVTKADKQLKQATAKAKPKDIVEIIFSKPITIRVNPAKKAK
- a CDS encoding DUF1501 domain-containing protein → MTHFSRRQFLAENAMGIGTVALAWLLKQDQLLARPKNIPIKQPHFDLTPKAAQFAPQAKAMISLFQHGGPAHMDLTDPKPELTKYSGTDFKGDIQYSFVQQASKKLLGSPWKFQKHGQCGTELSELLPHLAEIVDDICVVRSMHTGANGHEVSIRYFHGGIPGVLGRPNLGSWLVYGLGSESQNLPAYMVLTDPGGLPVDGVTNWSNGFMPSLFQGTVLRPKEPRILNLDAPAHLQGSLQQLNLELLQTLNKRHYEQHPHESDLEARISSYELAARMQTSAREALDLSQETKATQDMYGLDDPKTKEYGTRCLIARRLVERGVRFVQLFLGGQPWDNHSNISTGLPAICGRTDKPSAALVKDLKQRGMLDSTLVHWGGEIGRLPVTQNHGDAKSAGRDHNGQGFSIWLAGGGIKGGMTFGKTDEFGHKAVENVVTPNDFQATIMRLFGLDYQQLLYHHNGQEQMITNGRPARVVSDILA
- a CDS encoding SAM-dependent methyltransferase, which gives rise to MISCPTVQKEVIRSHYNLTTLFYRLLWGRHIHHGLWETPDSQSASQIDYGKSSAIAQQHLTETLAELLGVQPDADLLDVGCGMGGSSIHLAKTFGCHVTGITLSPVQRRWAALEARGRGQQQRTQFLCQDAETAEFPVESFDNIWSIECTEHLFDKQAFFNKAATWLRPGGSMAICAWLAGDHLDTEEARQQVYDVCEGFFCPSLGSAADYQSWMENAGLEFQAYHNWTNRVSQTWEICQQRVQKTGVRWLARLIDRDTVMFLDRFETILKAYESGAMQYGCFIAHKPL
- a CDS encoding type III polyketide synthase, which translates into the protein MSFEILGIGTTNPEHSIQQSDAAVHALSFSCQTETTDQLQRLLPVLYRRAGVKTRHSVVLENSSDGEAVRQTFYQPSESPVDLGPATSIRMQEYEKHAGLLAIAAVHAALDSAKIDPAEVTHLVTVSCSGFSAPGFDLQVLKQPGFSPDVSRTHIGFMGCHGALNGLRVAKAFTDSDPEACVVICAVELCTLHQQYGWCPDKIVANALFADGAAAVVGKQSQGSSSDHWNLVASGSTVVPNSEELMSWRIGDHGFEMTLSPEIPDLIKSRLRPWLVNWLAAEGTRVEEIGSWAIHPGGPRILTAVAEAIEFEEEKLATSREILSEFGNMSSPTVLFILQRLQAAQAARPCVMLGFGPGLVIEAALVK
- a CDS encoding NAD(P)/FAD-dependent oxidoreductase codes for the protein MTLTSSLNREAACGQHWDALVIGAGPAGAVAARQLAQQKLRTLLVERKTFPRYKVCGCCLNQRAINALQQIGLGQLLESAGAVPINQFRMQYQGRKTAVALPGGLAISREVFDTRLVESAIDAGAEFLQDTTAIVVGSSEKRSSRTVELNYQGHFAGSVSAKIVLAADGLGHPSLQNCSGFDMQVASDSRIGVGAAFAVKNHTSYPPGMIHMAIHRSGYVGLVRVEGENLNLAAAIDRAFIKQCAGPAAAVLQILRESGSPVLPEMTESSFKGTLPVTRKTLRPVGDRLFVLGDAAGYLEPFTGEGMANAITEGMAVAQLVPEGIRHWDSALEQKWLNAHYALTDGRLFWCRWLARLLRSPTAVGWGLRLFHLFPGMARPIVARLNH
- a CDS encoding DUF1549 and DUF1553 domain-containing protein, producing the protein MKTLHNAASTRLFVLCFPVVMLLGSSAGALNAEEKNSPVSFVNDVMPVLTKAGCNMGVCHAKAGGGQNGFQLSLLGFEPLDDYDSLVKEAHGRRLFPSVSSKSLLLTKASGETPHGGGTRLPRDSEGYQLIRRWIEEGARYSTGNEPSLESVDVQPERGLVNMGETQQLKAIAKYSDGSKRDVTEFALYESNIKSMADATEEGLVKVHDIPGKVAVMVRYQGKIAVFTAAIPLGAPIQEVPAEKNMIDRHVFANLKELGIPPSEVCDDATFLRRVTLDICGRFPTQEETESFLASTDPKKRDEVVERLLRSPNYADYFASKWTPLLKNRRDAANDITSNFAFHAWIRDSLLANVPYDQLVRELLGATGTVVSNPPVAWYKRVKDPKDQLEDIAQLFLGVRMQCAQCHHHPFERWSQDDYYSLSAFFSQIGRKPTGTQGEDLIFHKRGIAQAKNVKSGEMLKPVALGDDIGEISPDEDPRLRLGNWMSSKDNPFFAKALVNRYWKHFFKRALIEPEDDIRDTNPPSNPELMTALEEHFIQSGFDLKQLITLITQSHTYQLSSMPNEYNLQDRQNYSRFYPRRLQAEVLLDSVDQLAGSTTAFANLPPGTRAIALPDNSYTKASAFLKVFGRPNSASVCECERVQSSSLAQSLHLINSSEMKSKLATATGRAAQLAKASDKSVEEKVNELYLIAFARKPQPEELQTAVHYLTTPAADAKAKPDAKKTPNSKDYQDLIWALMNTKEFLFNH
- a CDS encoding methyltransferase domain-containing protein, which encodes MNLKIRQREPELMDQPGLSEGEHSHALAGLGRINWWSRSDAIVWPVILELARRRTGKPLQILDIASGGGDVALSIAARAKRAGISVEVDGCDISPFAVKYATQQASNRGQEQVRFFECDVLSESLDKQYDVVMCSLFLHHLDEEPAQQLLKIMSQSTRQLMLVNDLRRSRAGYGLAWTACRLLTRSSVVHTDGPLSVAGAFTVNEITELAGQAGLSGFQVTRHWPQRWLLKWSRV